aattagtactgAACTAAATTGAATGTTGTTTGACTCTTCTTACAACAACTACTACTCAATTTAAATTACAACAACTCATTTTGATAACTCCACTTgcctatccaaaaaaaaaagataactcCACTAAACAGTATCATCTCCACTTACATCAATGACAATAACCACTAGACCCCACTAATGAGAATTACTCTCCACTAAGGCAGTAACTATGAGCGGTTGAGCACATTGCTCAAGTAAACACATACTCCTAGCAAACTATGAGCACATTGCTCTCTCTTTTCATCTTCccgagaggaggagaagaaggaacTCTGGTTCTCTTGCACTTGCTTACTAGTAATACAAATACTAGAGAGTGTTGTTCTGTTTCTATTGAGAGTTGATCAAGAAAGCAGGGAAGGAAGCAAACACACGATATTCAGTCACAGTGGCCATATAGCTTGTTCCATACGTCACAGATCTGCGTAAGTTTCTACATTTTGTTGTTGCTGATCTGTTCATTCTTATTCAATTTGTTACTCAAAAATCAAAATGCTTAAAACTATACCCTAACAAACAATGTTGGCATCATTTATGCTAGTTGCTAAACATATTCTCCTCAGATCACCCATAAAGCATTTTCTTTATATCTTCTGTTAGTATTTCTTTGAGATGTTTATGCCAATAAAAAacatctttctttttcttttttcaaacaTTGCatgtttcaattttgttttcttGAAGCACTTGAATCCTACATATCCGTCTGAAATGATAGAATAGGAAATAGGAATATCAAATATGTAATTATTCTTATTATTCTTTTGTAATTAGTGATAGAATAGGAATATGTAATTTAATTATTCTTATTATTCTTTTGTAATTAGGCTAAATGTATTCCTGTAATTAAGCTAGGTATAATAGGAATAGTTTGACTTTAGCATAACCTATTTTGTATTTATACTCAGTTACTATCAATGAGAATGTCACCCATTCAGTCATACTGCTATCTTCATAAGGCATTTCTGTAAGAAACACAGTTCAATCTCTTCATCAAATAAAACTTTTTACTTTCGGTTAGTCAGAGAgcaaaaaaagtaaaaactattCTAAGGTGTCATTTTGATGTGCAGTTATAACATTGCAAATGGTGCTATGCTTTATTGTTTTTCCTTGCACACCCCATATCTTATGTTccaatttttataaaaattcgTAGTTGATGATGTATAATGACTGATGCAGGCATTTTGCTAATGAGTAACAAGGGGAAAATTGGTTACAGCAATCCCTATAATTTTCGTTATGGGTTCATTCCGCGCCCATTTCAAAAGCCTGGATTTGGCAAAACAGCCATGTCTAATAATGTAAGCGGACAAAGGTGGATGCAAAATTCTGAAGTTAGAGCTGCATTACAGTACCTCCGAGGCTTGGAATCAAATGGTGCAGAAATGTTTTGGAGGCACAAAGTTGATGAGGAAGGTAGACTTCAACATTTGTTTTGGTGCGACGGAGAGAGCCGTGTTGATTATAAACAATTTGGTGATGTGCTGGCTCTTGACACTACTTATGGGAAGAGTGATAAGTACTTGTATCCGGTAGTGGTGTTTTCAGGGGTTAACCACCACACTCACACAACAGTATTTGCTAGTGCTATTATTGCTGATGAGACTGAAGAAACATATGTGTGGCTGTTTGAACAATTCAGGGAAGCAATGGATGCTAAATCACCGGAGTTAGTTGTTACGAACGGTGACGCTCTACTGAAGAATGCTATTAGTAGAGTATTTCCAAATGCTCACCACAGGTTATGTGCTCAAGTAATATTGCGCAATGCAAGTACAAAAGTTAGAAACCCAGAGATGACTGCACAGTTGAAAGACCTTATGTTGTCCGATTATGAGGTTATTGAGTTCAATAGTAAGTGGGGTGAAATGGTTGCTCAATTTGGCCTTGAAGACCATAGTTGGGTTAGAGACATGTATGAGAAAAGGACGATGTGGGCAACTACGTGTATGCGAGGTAGATGTTTTGTTGGTCATAAGGCTACTGCTCGATGCGAGGGGTTGTATGCTAAATTTGGGAGGATGGCACGTTCTTGTCTTAACTTGCTAGACTTTCTGCAACACTTTCACCATTGCCTTGATGAGCAGCGACACAAGGAGCTAGAAGCTGACTTCAAATCGTGGTATGGTGAACCGGTTTTGATAACGGCATTGAAACCATTGGAGAGGTCTGCTTCTAGGTTGTTCACAAGGGAGGTCTTCTTCTTATTTCGCGATGTGCTTGTTAGGACAGGCAGACTGAATTTTGATATTGGATGTAGACCGCTACCCATTTACACAGTGACTGATTATTGTCAACCAGGTAGGGAGTGGCGTGTGTCAGTTTCTCATGAAACCCTCCAATTTAAATGTTCTTGTTTTAGGATGGAAACTTTTGGAATTCCATGTGATCATATAGTTAAAGTGATGGTTCATCTAGACATACCTGAGATGCCAACATCTTTAGTGCTAAAGAGATGGACCAAGACTGCAAAGAAAATTGTCAAAGGGACCTGTGATGGAGGTGATGGAAACTCTATTTCATCGGAAGATAATGTTGAGGTTAGTTTCAGCAACCGCGACTTGAACATTGAATTAATCTGACTCTGTGGGT
This portion of the Lotus japonicus ecotype B-129 chromosome 3, LjGifu_v1.2 genome encodes:
- the LOC130744599 gene encoding protein FAR1-RELATED SEQUENCE 5-like; its protein translation is MTDAGILLMSNKGKIGYSNPYNFRYGFIPRPFQKPGFGKTAMSNNVSGQRWMQNSEVRAALQYLRGLESNGAEMFWRHKVDEEGRLQHLFWCDGESRVDYKQFGDVLALDTTYGKSDKYLYPVVVFSGVNHHTHTTVFASAIIADETEETYVWLFEQFREAMDAKSPELVVTNGDALLKNAISRVFPNAHHRLCAQVILRNASTKVRNPEMTAQLKDLMLSDYEVIEFNSKWGEMVAQFGLEDHSWVRDMYEKRTMWATTCMRGRCFVGHKATARCEGLYAKFGRMARSCLNLLDFLQHFHHCLDEQRHKELEADFKSWYGEPVLITALKPLERSASRLFTREVFFLFRDVLVRTGRLNFDIGCRPLPIYTVTDYCQPGREWRVSVSHETLQFKCSCFRMETFGIPCDHIVKVMVHLDIPEMPTSLVLKRWTKTAKKIVKGTCDGGDGNSISSEDNVEDESDANDSPPFKRHAQNNVDYKW